The window agggtaaacttATACATTTttcaccctctatatcactgatagagagatatgcacagatgtttgcccgcccctgccccccgccccctggaattaatacatactctgggttaattaataagtaaaatgtgattttattaaatacagaaagtagaatttaagtggttccaagtaataatagacagaacaaagtgaattaccaaacaaaataaaataaaacctataAGTCGAAGCCTAATACAAtgaaaactaaatgcaggtaaatctcaccctcaaagatgttgcAATTAGCCTGTTTTACAGACGAGACTTCCTCCTAGTGtggatccagcaatcactcacacccctgtagttactgtcctttgttccagtttctttcaggtatctccttggcccctgtagttactgtcctttgttccagtttctttcaggcatctccttggggtggaggggctatcttttgtgccagctgaagacaaaatggaggggtttccccaggggcttatttagtctctctcttgtgggtggaaaccccttcccctctcctatgcagaatccagctccaagatggcgtttggagtcacatgggcaagtcacatgtccatgcacaaCTCAGTTCCTTACACAACActacattcccaggaaagctcagatgtggattggcatctctcaaagttcattgttagcttgtttcttgattgggcacttacaaAGAAtaatcttttctcaagaagctgtccaactgcttcactgagggtacttaaaatcaaacaagtattcATAACaagtattcataactttgaatacaaaaacgttacatgcacacaaacaggatgaatatatccagtagatcataagctttgcaGAGATTTGTTACACAGCATATCTGgcataaaatatattccagttatgtcatatttacagcTATGAGCCTATTTCTATAAagaattatggggtgcaacatcacactctGTTTCACGGAGTATAAATTAtgggaaataaataaaactaacaaaagaaTCAGAAGGGAGCTGGCATGCTCGGAGATATTTTGTAGCAGCATCTGCAaagatgctgcagagatcttcagggttaaccaccagtttggggaatatcctcctttttgcagcctgccctgaccttggcattttcagtgaggactcCCACAAGCACCTACGGATCACAGGAGGCACAAAAACCAGGAGGAGGAGTTATGGGCATGACTCTTAGaggaagtaggggcatagtgtttCCTGGGCAGAGACCTGGGGTGACAGACTTTGGATACAGAGAttgctggtttttgtttgtttctagtggtgttcagggaagcaggattTTGCCTCCATTCTTTGTAGCCCCTCCACCATGGATTATACCAAAGAATGTAGCTGACTTGGATCATCAATTTTTCCTCTGAATACAATCGACCCTGCAATGCCTCACAGTTTGGGACCACTTAGGAGAAGGGAGCACCAACATTCCCTGGAGCACTGATAATACCAGGCAAGCCTGCACACCCTTGCGGGATAATTTCTCCTACCATAGTGAAGAAGGGAGGAGTCATCACTGGGCATGCCTTGGGTCTCCTTGTGGAGAGGTGATGACCACAACGTCCTTGTGCATCTGAAGCTATGGATCAATGCATGGGCCCATCCCTTGGGGGACCTACACTTTCATGTCAATTGAACACTGCTGTCAATCAGCACCGCACCTTTGGTGTTCCTGGGATATTTTCTAGGTTggtggctgtgacataccagggtccaACCCAGACTAATCAGGAGCTGTGTCATACCTGCCTGAaaccttacaatgccttgctgaagtggctTCGACTTTGGCCACTCACAAACAACCATCTAGCATGCAAATCACACCCTAGGCacgtgtgtgtaactgcagcctggccaggaatagttgggctacactcaggctctcaccacccttccttatactgcagggtgaccccaacacattccACAGTCTTTGATTTCCCTCCAGAAATGTACGTCCTGTtttgcccagtcctctcctggacaatacaagctacattgtccattatttctttaacagCACTAACATGCCTGCAACTTAGCTTCTCAGATActtctatttaaacacactggattagacaaaacaataaaaaacaaagtttattaactacaaagatagattttaagtgagtggaAATAAGGAGGCATAGAAGTCAGAGATggtttcaagaaaaataaaggtagAATGCAACTTGTGCCTAAATTAACAAATGATGTGAAATTCAAAGGAAAAGTTTCCTTACCACATGCTCTCAGCAGTCTCACTGACCAAACATCTTAGGTCAGGAGCCATCCCCCActccaatggctgcttcctttatccCTTCAGATGCGGTGAATCaataggcagagagagagaggtgccttgGGATGTCTGCACCTTCTTTTTAGAGTCCTATTCCCcctttgagaaacatttccacctgTTTACCAGAAGACAAAGTGTCTttgtagaaggatgttccctgctgctttttcctcacctatttaaatacaaaattaagtaGAACACAaatttctttgtttaagacagaGCAGTTTGCCAGCCTCAGTTTTCACCATGTCTTAAGAACACAATACAGTGTAATCTTACAACTTCATATACAtgataaaatattattaatatttgtgaggAGAGCATGACTATTTTTAGTTGACTCATAGatttatttagcattttatagctgagctctgtgtgcagatcATATGCATGCAAGATGGACAGTTTTGTGAACTGCGCAAGTCTGTAGCATGTTGTGGCCTCCCCCTGAGCTCCTCTGGTCATAATGTGGTCAGCATCAAGCAAAATGAGTGAACCTGTCTTTCCTACTTTGGGAAGTAACCTAGCAAGGGAAGGACATAGGATATAATGGTGATTGGCATACTATAGATAGCTAGATAATCTGGAGTACTCTTACATGTCTTAAAGGTTTTACATTCCACCTACTGGGGCCAGGACAATGAGGTTACTCAGAAACCAGGAATGACAGAGAAGATATCAGCTACACCTGCAAACAATTAGTTTGTTTCACCTGTATCTAACTTTCTGTTCCTTTGATTCAAAATTTGTTGctaaggctggttgaaaatttttcttgaGAAGTTTTTTTATAGGAAATTGGATTTtccatttaactatttttttccaaTAAGTTATCTTTTCCCTGGAAATTATAAGCTTTCCATCAAAATACCAAACACCCATCCTCTCTAACCATGGCTGTGGGACTCTGGTGATGTTCCAGggcagttcagcaagaggagagaccatcatgcatcatgggggatgtagtccagcctgggagcctggcccatggaaGACATTGGTGCTGTGGAGTGTCTGAGGCACCCCCATGGTATTTCCGAGTCAAACTATTAAGATTTTAGTGAAAAGATTTTagtcttcttaaaaaaaaaaaaaaaaaaaccctttgtggaTCAGCTCTACACAGTACCCAGCTTGAAGTGATTACACCAGGATGAAATATACCCCTAACTTCATACTCTGTAAATCTGGTAGTAATTGCATCATTTAATAAACCAGTAGAAAGAGTCGGTcaaattaatccccagggcaCCAATTACACAGAGGGTGGCTTTGGTTTACTGAATTCATAAATGACGTGTTATGGctctctgagctcaggtattcccagttgcttcaggaATTATGTCCCGTAGATCACACATCTTCGTATAAAGCTTCCCTAATGGTCCAAACTGGCAGTTTTTGACAATGATGAAACACCACCacatctctctctgtcttctcaGCAGGTACGTGCTATTGTCCTTaattacagacacacacacacgcagacaccTTGGGGATCAGCAGGTATTGAAAGCCTCAGCCCAAACTCCTACCCCTTTAGCTAAAGGAGCAAAGTCCTTGGTTGGAAAAAAGTAGGCAATTACctagtcactgaagccagggcttcCCATGATGTCTCTGGGTTTTCAGACAGGCTAAAATAAATGCCAAAAAGCTTACTAAGCACGGTAAGCAACTTTACCCCAAACGGACATGCCaagccacagagctccccttatccaaagagggtggaaaaaTTGACACTCCGttactctcaccccttctttagCGATGGAATAATCCcttcagactgattctctcaCAGCAGAGTCACAAGTTACTGTTTTCTTTTCGGATTTGTGAACAGTAATGTTTGTGTGGGGGACATGATTAACCTGTGTGTCACTGTGTTTGCACAGAGTGTGCATTTTATCGAACGcctggaatgaccagctgtgaaTATCTGGCTCTGTGGACTAAGACCTTCCCAGAGCGGGTACTGATGTccattaagaaactgatctccatttatcCTCTCTTACCTCATTACAGAGAAGGGGCAGGTTTTCTGCACCCTTCACCTGCCCACATCTCTGTAGCTGCCTGATCTGTGTTCAGAGGAGATGGGAAATCACTCGGaggtgactgagttcattctatcaggactgacagatcgtcCGGAGCTGCAGGTCCCTCTCTTTGTGGTAttcctactgatttatggtatcaccctggtggggaatggggggatgatcttgttaatcacgATTGATCAccgactccacacccccatgtactttttcctcaggaatttgtctttctgtgacctctgcctttCCTTGGTAATTTCTCctaagatgctgctgaatttcttagccgacaggaaaagcatttcttacacggcctgtgctgtgcaaatgtatctctcttttctttttggagatgttgagtgcctcttgctggctgtgatggcgtatgaccgttatgtggccatctgtaacccgctgctctatacggtcagcatgtccaggcagctttgtaaacagctggtggctggggtgtacgctgtgggggtggtggattCAATGATATACACGTGTTGTAcatttcagctgtcattctgcagctccaacatcatcaatcatttcttctgtgatgtcCTCCCACTGTTGGAgctctcctgttctgacacccacatcaatgagattgtgatgtTTGCTCTGACGAGCTGCATTACAGGGAgcagctttgtgactgtcctcctctcctatgtctatatcatctccaccatcctgcagatccacTCTGCTGAGGGCCggcacaaagccttctccacctgcactttccacttAACCACTGTGGTCCTGTCTTTTGGAACCCTCCTCTTCATATATTTgcgtcccacctccagctattccatggacagagacaaagtggcctcagtgttttacacgctggtgatccccatgttgaaccccctcatctacagcctgaggaacacagaggtgaaggacgccctgaggaaagcaatgaataaactcCTAACCAATTCTTGAATCTTCTTAACTCTGTATTGGTTTAGTGATGGGGAGTGGAAACAGTTGAATTCAATTCCCAGCCCATTACGACGTAATTTTGCAGAGCCCATGTGATTATTGTtcattattattttgttattaaaattaatttgtttgtattccaACAAGGTCTGCAGGCCTCAGCTGAGGTCACTGGACAAAACCGGAGGAAGACTCACAGGTCCAGAAAGAAAGAATGATTTTATAAGCTGGTTCCTAGGGGCATCCACCTAGAGAGTGAGATATTCAACTTCACATCTCAGAACATTGGGTGGCAGTTCCCACTGTATtttacactgaatgcatctgctgaagtgagctgtagctcacaaaagcttatgctcaaatacatttgttcgtctctaaggtgccacaagtcctccttttctttttgcggctacaggctaacgcggctgctactctgaaacagttccaaaggggtttctgtgacgcAACCTGTCATACAGAGTTtaggaataaaattgcaaaacaatatgtgtgtgtctggggcaggggggacgTGGGTGGCATGGGAGGACAGCACAAGAATCGATAGACTTCAATTGCAgaaagggtggtttaggttgggcattaggTAAAACATCCCAACAGTGAGGGTGGCTAAGGAGTGGAATAACTtgcccaggaaggttgtggaatctccaccactaCAGAttgttaagagcaggttagacaaacaccttcagggatggtgtagataaTACTCTGCTATGCTGTGACTGCAGgcgagtggactagatgacctctcgaggtcccttccagtcctttgattctatgatctcacaaGGAGCCCTGCACTCGGGGGTGGGGAGACTCCAGCCTGAGCACTGGCAGGGCAAGGGACACGCATCCGTCTCCACTTGACAGTCAGCTCCACTGCACCCcccaccacacgcacacacatagtGCCCCCtgcacaccaaacacacacacacacagagtgcccACTACACACAACGCACACAGTGCCTCctgcaaaccaaacacacacacacagagtcagagtgtccactacacacacacagcctgacactgAGCTCAATCAGAATGCAGAATAATCTCTACGGGGAAGCTGGGACAGCTGCAATATTTCCAACTAGCCTGAACAAAAAGAACTGAAGAGGATTCTGCTGCCCTGGCTGGGAGATAGGACTAgatttcccaaatggtcttttcCATCGGCagcttctctgaggcctggtttatgctGAAAAAAAAGATTAACAAAGCTCCATCAGACAGGGAGGGGAAACTTTTCACACCCTGTGGGTGgcagttagcttgtactgaccctcagtgtcattcttccattgacctagctactggcTCTTGGGgatgtggattaactacatcgaaggaaaaatccttccttcactgtggaaagcatctacactatggcgCCGCTGCACATCACAGCTGAGTCAATGTAATGGCCTTAGTATAGATATTCCCTGTATCAATCGGTGagttttcccccttcccattaaagggatttttctctccttttcctgtcactcttctccctcccttgataaaactctttccttcctttgataggtaaatatgttcagaaaagtTGCAATTTGTCCTCTTAGGAtaatttcttccttcccctcccatgaatttcatttcaattaaaggctgaaATGCTCTGAAACTGACTTACTTGTCCATGACCTGGTGGTACCTCTCTATTTCTCCGCCCTTCACTTACAATGAATGGAGGACGGAAGCAGTACCAGCTCAGAACCCAAAAATCAGACTAAGAGTTGaatttttccctgtttgctaaccaCACCAACGTTACCCTTAATACCTCTGGACCTGCTAACTTAGGCGGCAGAGGTTAAATTTGGCTTTGATGACTTTGAGATTTGGTCCCTAGAGcatctttgctcccaggacaaCAGGTGTGCACAGCACATGCAATTAATGGTGTTGCCGTGTCTTTCCTTGTGGAAAGTGAACACAGATGGACAGAGAATCAGCTGGCCTGGATCGCTGTCTCTCCTGTGAGGTCATTTTAACATGATACAAAACTGAGGTGACTATATTCCACTTTATTTGTTGGTCACCTCTTCAAATGCCTCTTTAAGTAATTTCCCAACTTTGGGATGGAAAGGTGTCCAGAAATGAGTGAATTTCATCTTGACTAATTAAATTATTGTCAAAAACAATACCGTTTGGATTGACCTGAaacttttcacaaacattttacaaaaacgCCTAACAGCTTGGTCCCAAAACAatgtttgtgtgagtgtgtgtgtgtgtgtgggggaggatttcatagattcatggatgttaaggtcagaaaggaccattatgatcacctagtctgacctcctgcacaatgcaggccacagaatctcacccacccactcctgcgaaaaacctctcacctatgtctgagctattgaagtcctcaaattgcggtttaaagacttcaaggagcagagaatcctccagaaagtgacccatgccccatgctacagaggaaggcgaaaaacctccagggcccctaacagtctgccctggaggaaaattccttcccgaccccaaatatggccatcagctaaaccctgagcttatgggcaagattcaccagccagatacccaggaaagaattctctgtagtaactcagctcccaccccatctaacatcccatcacaggccattttgcctatttaccatgaatatttaaagattaattaattgccgaaatcatgttatcccatcataccatctcctccataaacttatcgagtttaatcttaaagccagataggtcttttgcccccattgcttcccttggaagactatgccaaaactttactcctctgattaaacttcccaatgaccagtttatatccatttgtttttgtgtccacattggtactgagcttaaataattcctctccctctccggtatttatccctctgatatatttatagagagcaatcatatctcccctcaaccttcttttaggtaggctaaacaagccaacctccttgagtctcctttcataagacaggttttccattcctcggatcatcctagtagcccttctctgtacctgttccagtttgaattcatctttcttaaacatgggagaccagaactgcacacagtattccaggtgaggtctcaccagtgccttgtagaacggtactaaaacctccttatctcaactggaaatacctcacctgatgcatcccaagaccgcattagcttttttcacatccatatcacattggcagctcatagtcatcctatgatcaaccaatactccaaggtccttctcctcctccactacttctaattgatgcgtccccagttaataactaaaattcttgttattaatccctaaatgcataaacttacacttctcactattaaatttcatcctattactattactctagtttacaaggtcatccaaatcttcctgtatgatatcccggtctctctctaaattagcaatacctcccagctttgtatcatcctcaaactttattagcacactcccactttttgtgccaagatcagaaataaaaagattaaattatattgctcccaaaactgatccctgcggaactccactggtaacctccctccagcctgacagttcacctttcagtaggacctgctgtagtctccctgttaaccatttccttttccacctttcaattttgatattgattcccatcttttccaattgaACTAATAATTCCCTGTGTCGCCCCGTATCAAGcaccttactaaaatctaggtaaatttgATCCAccgtgtttcctttgtctaaaaaaatctgttaatttctcagagaaggagatcaggttggtttggcacgatctaccttttgtaaaaccatgttgtattttgtcccattgacctcaatgtccttaactactttctccttcaaaaaaggctagtgtgtctggctcaacaaggcagggttctggaggcccaggctggcagggaaaacagcacatcagatgacaggagggagggaggggggtggcatGATTGGAGATACTTTGTTGTaacatctgcagagctgctgcagagatCTTCATTGTTAACCACCAGTGACCAACACATGAAGGGGAGTACAATCACCTCAATTTCATATTATATTCAAAAGGCCTCACGGGAGAGACAGCGATCGAGACCAGCTGATTCTCTGGCCCCctgtgttccatttccacaaCGAAAGACACGACAACAACATTAATTGCATGTGCTGTGCACACCTGTTGTCCTGGGAGCAAAGGTGATCCAGGGAGAAAATCTCAAAGTCATCCCAGGAAGCAGCTCCAGAGGTATTAAGGGTAACGTTGGTGtggttagcaaacagggaaagattcaaAACTGATTTTACGGTACTGATTTTAGGGTTCTGAGCAAGTACTGCTTCCATCCTCATTTtaagtgaagggaggaaaaacaaagaaataccACCAAGTCATGGACAAACAAGCTAGTTTcagtgggcagagagagagagagagagcgagcagtGCCTTGGGAtatctgccccttctttttatagtgctATCCCTACTTTGACAAACATTTCCACCTGTTTACCAGAAGAGAAAAACTCTCtgtagaaggatgttccctgctgctttttcctcacctttttgGGCTatgtttgtttcccttcctgcttaaCGACTCTGTTTACAGCTTAGATacaaaattaagcagagcacacatttctttgtttaa of the Eretmochelys imbricata isolate rEreImb1 chromosome 6, rEreImb1.hap1, whole genome shotgun sequence genome contains:
- the LOC144266340 gene encoding olfactory receptor 5W2-like, whose product is MGNHSEVTEFILSGLTDRPELQVPLFVVFLLIYGITLVGNGGMILLITIDHRLHTPMYFFLRNLSFCDLCLSLVISPKMLLNFLADRKSISYTACAVQMYLSFLFGDVECLLLAVMAYDRYVAICNPLLYTVSMSRQLCKQLVAGVYAVGVVDSMIYTCCTFQLSFCSSNIINHFFCDVLPLLELSCSDTHINEIVMFALTSCITGSSFVTVLLSYVYIISTILQIHSAEGRHKAFSTCTFHLTTVVLSFGTLLFIYLRPTSSYSMDRDKVASVFYTLVIPMLNPLIYSLRNTEVKDALRKAMNKLLTNS